The Sandaracinus amylolyticus genomic interval CCTGCAGACCGACTCGTCGCCCGAGAACCTGCTGATTTCGTACGGCGGGTACGCAGATCGCGCGCGCGTGTTCCGCGAGTCGTTCGGCGACACCGACAGCGTCGTCGCGATCCTCGTCGAGGCCGAGGACGCGACGCAGCTCGAGCCGCTGCGCTACGTGCACAGGCTTTCGAAGCACCTCGCGTCGCAGGACTACACGGTGCGCGTCGAGAGCCTCACCGTCACGCCGCTGCCGGGCGCGCGCGTCGAGGCCGAGGCCACGCTCGACGATCTCGAAGGGCTCGACGATCTCGAGCAGCCCGAGGACGGCGCGGATGCGCGCGCCGAGGCCGCGCTGCAGGTGCTCGTCGCGGCGGAGCCCGAGCGGTTCCCGATGGGCCTCTACAGCGTCGCGGAGCGCGTGGGTGATGGCGAGGCCGACACCCGCGCGGTCGTGCAGGGCGACGAGGTCACCGAGGACGAGGCCGCCGCGATCCGCGCTGCGATCGAGGATCTTCCGCTGGTCGACGGTCGCCTCGTGTCGCGCGATCGCACGCTCGCGTCGGTCGTCGCGTTCCTGGATCCCGCGCTCGGCACCGGTCAGCACCGCCTCGAGGCCGTGCACCGCATCGACGCGTGGCTCGCCGCGAACCCGCCGCCCGCGGGGATCACCGTGCATCCCGCGGGCATCCCGCACCTGCGCGCGAAGATCAGCGACGCGATGATCGAGGATCAGACGATCCTCGTCCCGCTCTCGCTGCTCGTCTGCATCGCGCTGCTCTACGCGTCGTTCCGGTGGTGGCCGGGCACGCTGCTCACGCTCGCGACCGTCGGTGCATCCGTCGTGTCGGTGCTCGGGATGATGGCGCTGCTCGGCGAGCCGCTGACCATCCTGATGAACACGCTCCCGACGCTGCTCATCATCATGGGCATATCGGAAGCGGTGCACGTCGTCGCGCGCTACGTCGAGGAGACGCGGCGCTCGCCCGATCGTGTGGCCGCCGCACGTCGCGCGATCCGTCAGCTCGCGGTCGCGTGCTTCCTGACGTCGTTCACGACCAGCGTCGGCTTCGCGTCGCTGCTGGTCGCGCAGACCGAGATGCTGCGTCGCTTCGGGCTCGTCGCGTCGCTCGGCGTGATGGTCTCGTACGCCATCCTCGTGACGTTCGTGCCCGCGGCGCTGACGTTCTTCCCGACGCCCACCGAGGGCCAGGTGAAGGGCGACGACCCGCTGCCGCGCGGCAAGCTCGAGGGGCTGCTGGTGCGCATCACGGCGTTCGTCGTGCGCCACGCGAAGGCGGTGCTCGTCGTCGCGGTGCTGATCACGATCCCGTGCGCGTGGGCGTACAGCGCGATCCAGGTCGACACGTCGCTGCGCGACACCTTCGATCCGAGCGATCCGATCGTGCGCGCGACGCAGCTCGTCGACGAGCGCCTCGACGGGATCCGCCCGCTCGAGGTGATGATCGAAGCGCACGAGGAGGGCGCGCTGCGCGATCCGCGCGCGCTCGAGACGTTCGATCGCATCGCGCGCTGGGCCGCGACGCAAGACGGCGTGCTGCGCACCACGACGCCCGGTGACTTCCTGTGGGAGACGTGGCGTCGCATCGCGGGCATCGAGCGCGACGACGCGCGCACGCCCTTCCGCTCGAGCGAGCAGGTGGACGCGCTGCTCGCGCTGCTCGATCGCCTCGAGCGGAGCCCGGTCGACGCGTACCTGACGGACGACGGACGGCGCGCGCGCATCGAGATCCGCCTCGGCGACATCGGCGCGCAGCGCAGCATCCGGCTGATCCGCGCGATCGAGCAGAAGCTCCAGGAGGAGCTCGCGCCGCTGCACGTGACCTATTCGACGTTCGGCGAGGCGTACATCGGCTCGCACGGCGCGGACGCGGTCGTGCAGGACATGTTCGGGAGCCTCTCGCTCTCGGCGCTCGTGATCTTCGCGACGATCGCCCTGCTCTTCCGCAGCGTGAAGCTCGGTCTGCTCGCGATCCCCCCGAACGTGATCCCGCAGATCGCGACGGTCGCGTGGATGGTCGTGCGCGGCATCCCGCTCAACGCGAGCACCGCGATCGTGTTCTCGGTCGCGATCGGCGTGAGCGTCGATCTCACGATCCACGCGTTCGCGCGGCTCGTCGAAGAAGAAGAGCGCGGCTTGTGGCGGCGCGCGGCGCTGGTGCGCGCGGCGCGCGGGACCGGTCGCGCGATCGTCGTCTCGTGCGCGACGCTCGTGATGGGCTTCGGTGTCCTGCTGCTGAGCGGCTTCGTGCCGGTGCGCCAGTTCGGTGAGCTCATCGCGGTCGCGCTCTCGACGTCGCTCGTCGCGACGCTGATCTTCCAGCCCGCGCTCATGATGCTGGTCGGTCGGCTCCGTCGCGCGAAGGCGTGACGCGGTCGTCGCACAGTCGCGCGTTGCCGCTGGGGGCGCGCAGTGATAGCCGGGGTGCACGATGGATGCGCTGATTGGTCTGTTCCACTCCCTGATCGAGATCATCCGGAACCCGGGGCACCTCATCGAGTGGGGCGGCTACCCGGGCATGGCGCTCATCGTCTTCCTCGAGACGGGCGCGCTCGTGTTCTTCCTGCCCGGCGACTCGCTGCTCGTCATGGCCGGGCTCTACGCGGCGCAGGGCTCGCTCGATCTCGGATTGCTGAACCTGATCCTGATCCCGTGCGCGATCATCGGTGACGCGACGTCGTACTGGATGGGCGCGAAGACCGGGCCGCGCATCTTCAGCCGACCGAAGTCGTTCTTCTTCGATCCGAAGCACGCGCTCGCGGCGCGCGACTTCTACGAGAAGCACGGCGGCAAGGCGATCATCATCTCGCGCTTCATGCCGCTGGTCCGCACGTTCGTGCCGGTGATCGCGGGGGTCGCGCAGATGCCCTATCGCCGCTTCGCCATGTACAACGTGATCGGCGCCGTCTCGTGGGTCGCGTCGATGACGATCATCGGGTACGCGCTCGGTCAGGTGCCGGGCGTCATCCAGCACATCGAGAAGATCATCATCCTCGTCGTGCTCATCTCGGTCGCGCCCGGCGTGGTGCAGTGGCTGCGCACGCGCATGGCCGCGAAGCGCGCGGCGACCGAGTCGACGCCGAGCTGAATCGCGGCTCAGAGGACGGCGGCGAGGCGGAGCTCGACGGCTTCGCCGCCCGTCCAGTCGTCGGGGCGGAGCGTGCCGATCACGTCGACCTGGCGGCCGATGCGCTCGAGCGACGCGCCCATCTCCCAGCCGAAGCAGCGCAGCTTCGTGCCGCCGAAGCGCACGACCATCTTGAGGTGCCCGTCCCCGACCGGCTGCGCATCCTCGACGCGCGCGCCGTGCACCGCGACGACGGGCTCCTGGTTCGATGCGCCGAGCGGCTCGAGCAGCGCGAGCTCCGACGCGCGCGGCAGCGGGTAGCTCGCCGCGTCGAGCACGACGTCGATGCGCTTCGACGTGTCCACGTCCCCGCGCTGCGCGCGGAGCGTGCGGCACGTGTCGTCGAACGCAGCGCGCAGCGCGTCCACGCGCGGCGCACGCACGCTGAGCCCTGCTGCGGCCTGGTGCCCGCCGAACGTGACGAGCTCGCCGCGGCACGCCTTGATCGCGTCGTAGAGCGGGAAGCCCGCGGGCGTGCGCCCGCTGCCGTGCCCGACGCCGTCTTCGATCGCGATCGCGAGCACCGGGGCGTCGAACAGGTCGACGAGGCGCGCCGCGACGATGCCGACCACGCCGCGGTGCCACCCTTCGGACGCGACCACGATTCCGCCGTCGTGACGGCCGTCGTAGATCTCGCGCACCTGCGCGACCGCTTCCTCGGTGATGCGCCGGGTGATCGCCTTGCGCTCTTCGTTGAGCGCCTCGATCGCGATCGCGTGGGCGCGCGCGTCGACCATCGTGCGCGCGCGCAGGAGCGCGACGGTGATCGCGGGATCGCCGAGCCTGCCCGCTGCGTTGAGGCGCGGCGCGAGACGGAACGCGACGTCGATGCCGCCGAGCGAGCCACCCGCGCGCATCTTCGCCTGCTCGCGCAGCGCGACGAGGCCCGGCCGCGTCGGCTGTGCGAGACGCACCAGGCCCGCGCGCACCAGGCGTCGGTTGTCGCCGTCGAGCGGCGCGACGTCGGCGATCGTGCCGAGCGCGACGAGATCGAGCAGCTCGCGCAGATCGAGCTTCGCGCCGAGCACCGCACGCACCGCGGCGGCGAGCGAGAGCGCGAGGCCCGCGCTCGACAGGCCCTTGTAGGGGAACGCGCAGTCGGGCCGGTGCGGGTTGAGGAACGCGTTCGCGGGCAGCGGCTCGGCCGGAACGAGGTGGTGATCGACGACGATCACGTCGATGCCCGCGGCGCGCGCCGCGGCGACGCGCGCGTGGTCGCTCGAGCCGCAGTCGCACGTGACGAGCAGCGTCGCACCGGTCGCGCGCACCCGCTCGAGCGCCGGCGCGCTCAGGCCGTAGCCACCCGCGAAGCGGCTCGCGACGAGCGCGACGACGTCGCCGCCCATCTGCTCGAGCGCGTCGCACAGGATCGCGGTGCTGGTCGTGCCGTCGACGTCGTAGTCGCCGAACACCGCGATGCGCTCGCGCGCCCGGATCGCCCGCGCCAGACGATCGGCGGCCGCGCTGCGATCGATCATGCCGTCGGGGATCGTCAGGCCCGAGAGGCGCGGCTCGAGGTACTCGCGCGCGACCGCGGGATCCTGCAGGCCGCGGTGGATCAGGATCTGCGCGATCGTCGGCGAGATCCCCAGCGCGCGCCCGAGCTCCAGCGCCGCCGGCGGATCGTTCTCGGCCTCGCGCCACGCAGCTTTTGCTGTGTTTTCTGGGCTTTTCGGCGCTGGAACGGAAGAAGGGCGAGAGAGGGCGACGCTGTCGCCCATGCTCTCGCCCCTCGCGGCCATTCAGAAGCCTTGTACCAGCGTTCGGCGTCGGACGGATCAGGTTCCCGACGCAGCGGCGCGCCCGCGCGCTGCCGCGGCCGCGCGCTCACGCGCCTTCGCGAACACGACCTTGTCGAACCACTCGGTCACCGGCGCCGCGATGTAGATCGTCGAGTAGACGCCCGCGACGAAGCCGATGAAGAGCGCGAACGCGATGTCCTGGATGACCTGGGTGCCCCAGACGAAGAACGGGATGATCGCGAGCAGCGTCACGCCCGACGTCACGATGGTGCGCGAGAGCATCTCCGACGTGGAGATGTTGATCAGCTCCGCCATCGTCTTCCCGCGGTGGCGCGCCGTGTTCTCGCGGATGCGGTCGTAGATGACGATCGTGTCGTTGATCGAGTAGCCGATGATCGTCAGCAGCGACGCGATCGTCGTCAGGTTGAACTCGCGCTGGACCAGCACGAACACGCCGACCGTGATCACCGCGTCGTGGATGAGGGCGATGATGCCGCCCGGCGCGAACCGCAGATCGAAGCGGAACGCGACGTACACCATGATGAACGCGATCGCGTAGAGCAGCGCCTTGAGCGCCGAGTTGCGCAGCTGTTCGCCGGCGCGCGGGCCGACCCACTCGATGCGCAGCGGCTCCTCGGGACCACGCTCGCCGAGCTGCTCCTCGAGCTGCGCGACCAGGCGGTCCGCGACGCCCACGAGGTTCGCCTCGTAGCGGAAGTCGCTCTCGGGACCGAAGCGCACGACGTCGCCACGGAGGCTCACGCCCGACGCCTCGAGCGCGCTGCGGATCTGCGCCGGGTCACCCGACGCGCCGAGGCGCACCGACACCTTGTCGCCACCGGGCGAGACACGCAGCGCGATCACCTCTGTGTCGCCCAGCGCGTTGCCGAGCTCGGTGCGGATCCGCTCTTCGATGTCCGCGGGGAGCGCCGAGACCTCGCGCACGCGAACGATGTACTCGTTCGCAGCGCCCTGGACCGCGATCACGTCGGGGCTCTCGTACTCGAGGCCCTCGAGCGTCTCGCGCAGCTCGGCGGTCGAGATGTCGCCGCGGAAGCGCAGCTGGACCTCGGTGCCACCGGTGAAGTCGATGCCGAAGTTGGGCCCCGGCCAGAAGAGCGAGAGCACGCTGAGGAGGACGAGGATCGACGACGTGGCCACCGCGGCGGTGCGGTAGCGCATGAAGTCGAACACACGACCGGGCTTGATGAACTCCATCTCTCTGTCACCCCA includes:
- a CDS encoding efflux RND transporter permease subunit; translated protein: MDALAAVVTARRRTVLLVVAMFVTFAAIQLPRLQTDSSPENLLISYGGYADRARVFRESFGDTDSVVAILVEAEDATQLEPLRYVHRLSKHLASQDYTVRVESLTVTPLPGARVEAEATLDDLEGLDDLEQPEDGADARAEAALQVLVAAEPERFPMGLYSVAERVGDGEADTRAVVQGDEVTEDEAAAIRAAIEDLPLVDGRLVSRDRTLASVVAFLDPALGTGQHRLEAVHRIDAWLAANPPPAGITVHPAGIPHLRAKISDAMIEDQTILVPLSLLVCIALLYASFRWWPGTLLTLATVGASVVSVLGMMALLGEPLTILMNTLPTLLIIMGISEAVHVVARYVEETRRSPDRVAAARRAIRQLAVACFLTSFTTSVGFASLLVAQTEMLRRFGLVASLGVMVSYAILVTFVPAALTFFPTPTEGQVKGDDPLPRGKLEGLLVRITAFVVRHAKAVLVVAVLITIPCAWAYSAIQVDTSLRDTFDPSDPIVRATQLVDERLDGIRPLEVMIEAHEEGALRDPRALETFDRIARWAATQDGVLRTTTPGDFLWETWRRIAGIERDDARTPFRSSEQVDALLALLDRLERSPVDAYLTDDGRRARIEIRLGDIGAQRSIRLIRAIEQKLQEELAPLHVTYSTFGEAYIGSHGADAVVQDMFGSLSLSALVIFATIALLFRSVKLGLLAIPPNVIPQIATVAWMVVRGIPLNASTAIVFSVAIGVSVDLTIHAFARLVEEEERGLWRRAALVRAARGTGRAIVVSCATLVMGFGVLLLSGFVPVRQFGELIAVALSTSLVATLIFQPALMMLVGRLRRAKA
- the secF gene encoding protein translocase subunit SecF, with the translated sequence MEFIKPGRVFDFMRYRTAAVATSSILVLLSVLSLFWPGPNFGIDFTGGTEVQLRFRGDISTAELRETLEGLEYESPDVIAVQGAANEYIVRVREVSALPADIEERIRTELGNALGDTEVIALRVSPGGDKVSVRLGASGDPAQIRSALEASGVSLRGDVVRFGPESDFRYEANLVGVADRLVAQLEEQLGERGPEEPLRIEWVGPRAGEQLRNSALKALLYAIAFIMVYVAFRFDLRFAPGGIIALIHDAVITVGVFVLVQREFNLTTIASLLTIIGYSINDTIVIYDRIRENTARHRGKTMAELINISTSEMLSRTIVTSGVTLLAIIPFFVWGTQVIQDIAFALFIGFVAGVYSTIYIAAPVTEWFDKVVFAKARERAAAAARGRAAASGT
- the recJ gene encoding single-stranded-DNA-specific exonuclease RecJ, with the translated sequence MAARGESMGDSVALSRPSSVPAPKSPENTAKAAWREAENDPPAALELGRALGISPTIAQILIHRGLQDPAVAREYLEPRLSGLTIPDGMIDRSAAADRLARAIRARERIAVFGDYDVDGTTSTAILCDALEQMGGDVVALVASRFAGGYGLSAPALERVRATGATLLVTCDCGSSDHARVAAARAAGIDVIVVDHHLVPAEPLPANAFLNPHRPDCAFPYKGLSSAGLALSLAAAVRAVLGAKLDLRELLDLVALGTIADVAPLDGDNRRLVRAGLVRLAQPTRPGLVALREQAKMRAGGSLGGIDVAFRLAPRLNAAGRLGDPAITVALLRARTMVDARAHAIAIEALNEERKAITRRITEEAVAQVREIYDGRHDGGIVVASEGWHRGVVGIVAARLVDLFDAPVLAIAIEDGVGHGSGRTPAGFPLYDAIKACRGELVTFGGHQAAAGLSVRAPRVDALRAAFDDTCRTLRAQRGDVDTSKRIDVVLDAASYPLPRASELALLEPLGASNQEPVVAVHGARVEDAQPVGDGHLKMVVRFGGTKLRCFGWEMGASLERIGRQVDVIGTLRPDDWTGGEAVELRLAAVL
- a CDS encoding DedA family protein, producing MDALIGLFHSLIEIIRNPGHLIEWGGYPGMALIVFLETGALVFFLPGDSLLVMAGLYAAQGSLDLGLLNLILIPCAIIGDATSYWMGAKTGPRIFSRPKSFFFDPKHALAARDFYEKHGGKAIIISRFMPLVRTFVPVIAGVAQMPYRRFAMYNVIGAVSWVASMTIIGYALGQVPGVIQHIEKIIILVVLISVAPGVVQWLRTRMAAKRAATESTPS